The following are encoded together in the Candidatus Omnitrophota bacterium genome:
- the hflX gene encoding GTPase HflX, which produces MAEKVFLVVVDFKKKDVWPSEDILAELCDLVVSCSGEVCGEMICRCLKPTARLLIGEGKAEEIRDLCLEKKANTVIFSHDLKGSQQRNLEEIIGTKVIDRTQLILDIFARRAESMEGKMQVELAQLAYMLPRLTGHGIELSRLGGGIGTVGPGETKLEIDRRRISERIDRLKSDLKQVVLSRTTKRKKRKELKVPCISLVGYTNAGKSTLLNVLTDAHQQTHDGLFTTLDTLSRQLVLPNHQKIIVSDTVGFMYELPHHLIEAFKATLEEVVEADLLLHVVDVSNPKFRSLNEAVFDVLEQLGAKDKPVITIFNKIDKLEDKSWLKSLQESFKNSICVSALTKENISVLIDKIIENLSPSVEEIDVNIPIGRMDLVSLIHKEGKVNLIEYSGTFVHIRADVPLEIINKIPKAYVTN; this is translated from the coding sequence ATGGCTGAAAAAGTTTTCTTAGTGGTGGTTGATTTCAAGAAAAAAGATGTCTGGCCCTCCGAGGATATCCTGGCGGAATTATGTGACTTGGTCGTATCTTGTTCGGGAGAAGTTTGCGGGGAGATGATCTGCCGGTGCCTAAAGCCCACTGCCAGGCTTTTGATCGGAGAAGGCAAAGCCGAGGAGATCAGGGATCTTTGTTTAGAAAAAAAAGCAAATACGGTCATTTTTAGTCATGACTTAAAAGGGAGCCAGCAGAGAAACTTAGAAGAGATCATCGGAACAAAAGTCATTGACCGCACTCAGTTGATCTTAGATATTTTTGCTCGTCGCGCTGAAAGCATGGAAGGTAAGATGCAAGTTGAATTAGCTCAATTAGCCTACATGCTTCCGCGTTTAACCGGGCATGGCATTGAGCTATCGCGTTTAGGCGGCGGGATCGGCACCGTTGGCCCCGGCGAAACAAAGTTAGAAATCGACCGAAGAAGAATTTCGGAACGTATCGATAGATTAAAAAGTGATTTGAAGCAAGTTGTTCTAAGTCGTACCACCAAGCGAAAAAAACGAAAAGAACTTAAAGTCCCTTGTATTTCTTTAGTGGGATATACGAATGCCGGGAAATCAACACTGCTTAATGTTCTAACGGATGCTCATCAGCAAACACACGACGGGTTATTTACAACGCTGGATACTTTATCGCGTCAGCTAGTGCTTCCTAATCATCAGAAGATCATCGTTTCCGATACGGTTGGTTTTATGTACGAATTACCTCATCATTTGATCGAAGCGTTCAAAGCAACTTTAGAAGAAGTGGTGGAAGCCGATCTGCTTTTGCACGTTGTTGATGTCAGCAATCCAAAGTTTCGTAGTCTAAATGAGGCGGTCTTTGATGTCCTCGAACAATTGGGAGCGAAAGATAAACCGGTCATTACCATCTTTAATAAAATTGATAAATTAGAAGATAAGAGTTGGTTAAAAAGCCTGCAAGAAAGTTTTAAGAATTCTATATGTGTTTCGGCGCTTACGAAGGAAAATATTTCTGTGCTGATCGATAAAATCATCGAAAATTTAAGCCCTTCCGTTGAAGAGATCGATGTGAATATTCCGATCGGTCGTATGGATTTGGTTAGCCTCATTCATAAAGAGGGAAAAGTTAATTTAATCGAATATTCTGGAACTTTTGTTCATATTCGCGCGGACGTTCCGCTCGAAATTATAAACAAGATCCCGAAAGCGTATGTAACTAATTGA